The Branchiostoma lanceolatum isolate klBraLanc5 chromosome 10, klBraLanc5.hap2, whole genome shotgun sequence genome has a window encoding:
- the LOC136443742 gene encoding nectin-4-like isoform X1: MGPARAFTRSHHYILVVFLLSDLFFHSGSQAQSGIGLKVTQKEVRTIVGETAVLPASYNTRYKIISLTWSKVTDKNTRTVVFFYSPASAVRKAYESYEGRADLTGHASLRINPTKPGDGGTYVLSVMSEELGGQEDSVHLTLMVPPVVEVGPANPYAVEWGKSVTLTCTVRNAKPNITSLGWFKDGIPIERTSGMDMKYNTGTGNSPFLTINKVTRADAGTYRCAVEHVVQRTGAELRLDVLYRASIISISKSQTAWVSDDVTLQCVADGNPPPNITWTRGGLVMPSKIHRLSNDVRACSVTVRNIQTNDTGTYLCTADNGVKESDIKSVDLSVKARRRGTPSSTLAIIVGATAGALWLIICVGLCVYILLRRRKEKEKKKFAFYYNMGRRDPPAGSSPKRDEDGEPPPYAALPAKPVGSKAARAGINTMRRTAELKAGRRYAKVLYTYIPREENELPLEVDDIIEVLEGEDGGWCLGYLRGRIGLFPSNYVKFIAERKVPALRQAVELEERQMKRSV, from the exons GATCGCAAGCACAGAGTGGTATCGGACTGAAGGTGACCCAGAAGGAGGTCCGTACCATCGTCGGTGAAACGGCTGTCCTTCCTGCATCTTACAACACCCGGTACAAGATCATCAGCCTCACCTGGTCCAAGGTCACGGACAAGAACACCCGAACTGTCGTCTTCTTCTACAGCCCGGCTTCCGCCGTCAGGAAGGCTTACGAGTCGTACGAGGGTCGAGCGGATCTGACCGGCCACGCTTCTCTAAGGATTAACCCCACAAAGCCCGGGGACGGCGGAACGTACGTGTTGAGTGTGATGTCGGAGGAGCTGGGCGGTCAGGAGGATTCTGTTCATCTGACGCTGATGG ttCCGCCAGTAGTAGAGGTGGGCCCGGCCAACCCTTACGCCGTGGAGTGGGGGAAGTCCGTGACGCTCACGTGCACAGTCCGGAACGCCAAGCCCAACATCACGTCACTGGGGTGGTTCAAGGACGGCATCCCCATAGAGAGAACCAGCGGGATGGACATGAAGTACAACACGGGGACCGGCAACTCGCCGTTTCTCACCATCAACAAAGTGACGCGTGCTGACGCAGGGACGTACAGGTGTGCGGTGGAACACGTGGTGCAGAGGACAGGGGCGGAGCTGCGTCTGGATGTCTTGT ACCGCGCCTCTATCATCAGCATATCCAAAAGCCAGACGGCCTGGGTGTCGGATGACGTGACGCTGCAGTGCGTGGCGGACGGTAACCCCCCTCCCAACATCACCTGGACCCGGGGAGGGCTGGTCATGCCGTCCAAGATCCACCGCCTGTCCAACGACGTGCGTGCCTGTTCCGTCACCGTCCGGAACATTCAGACTAACGACACGGGGACGTACTTATGCACGGCTGATAACGGTGTGAAGGAGAGCGACATTAAGTCCGTGGATCTATCGGTTAAGG CTCGTCGAAGAGGCACCCCATCGTCGACGCTGGCAATTATAGTCGGCGCTACTGCGGGAGCTCTTTGGCTCATTATCTGTGTGGGTCTGTGCGTCTATATCCTGCTGAGACGCcggaaagagaaagagaagaagaagttCGCGTTTTACTACAATATGGGTCGCCGTGATCCGCCTGCAGGAAGTAGTCCGAAGCGGGACGAAGACGGTGAACCGCCCCCTTACGCCGCACTACCCG CCAAGCCGGTAGGATCTAAAGCAGCCCGTGCAGGCATCAACACTATGAGAAGAACGGCCGAGCTAAAAG CAGGCAGAAGGTACGCCAAGGTTCTGTACACATACATACCGCGGGAGGAGAACGAGCTGCCGCTGGAGGTTGATGACATCATCGAGGTGCTGGAGGGGGAAGATGGCGGCTGGTGTCTGGGTTACCTGAGGGGCAGGATAGGCCTGTTCCCTTCCAACTATGTCAAGTTCATAGCAGAAAGGAAAG TGCCTGCGCTTCGACAAGCGGTGGAACTAGAAGAACGACAGATGAAAAGAAGTGTGTGA
- the LOC136443742 gene encoding nectin-4-like isoform X2, giving the protein MGPARAFTRSHHYILVVFLLSDLFFHSGSQAQSGIGLKVTQKEVRTIVGETAVLPASYNTRYKIISLTWSKVTDKNTRTVVFFYSPASAVRKAYESYEGRADLTGHASLRINPTKPGDGGTYVLSVMSEELGGQEDSVHLTLMVPPVVEVGPANPYAVEWGKSVTLTCTVRNAKPNITSLGWFKDGIPIERTSGMDMKYNTGTGNSPFLTINKVTRADAGTYRCAVEHVVQRTGAELRLDVLYRASIISISKSQTAWVSDDVTLQCVADGNPPPNITWTRGGLVMPSKIHRLSNDVRACSVTVRNIQTNDTGTYLCTADNGVKESDIKSVDLSVKARRRGTPSSTLAIIVGATAGALWLIICVGLCVYILLRRRKEKEKKKFAFYYNMGRRDPPAGSSPKRDEDGEPPPYAALPAKPVGSKAARAGINTMRRTAELKGRRYAKVLYTYIPREENELPLEVDDIIEVLEGEDGGWCLGYLRGRIGLFPSNYVKFIAERKVPALRQAVELEERQMKRSV; this is encoded by the exons GATCGCAAGCACAGAGTGGTATCGGACTGAAGGTGACCCAGAAGGAGGTCCGTACCATCGTCGGTGAAACGGCTGTCCTTCCTGCATCTTACAACACCCGGTACAAGATCATCAGCCTCACCTGGTCCAAGGTCACGGACAAGAACACCCGAACTGTCGTCTTCTTCTACAGCCCGGCTTCCGCCGTCAGGAAGGCTTACGAGTCGTACGAGGGTCGAGCGGATCTGACCGGCCACGCTTCTCTAAGGATTAACCCCACAAAGCCCGGGGACGGCGGAACGTACGTGTTGAGTGTGATGTCGGAGGAGCTGGGCGGTCAGGAGGATTCTGTTCATCTGACGCTGATGG ttCCGCCAGTAGTAGAGGTGGGCCCGGCCAACCCTTACGCCGTGGAGTGGGGGAAGTCCGTGACGCTCACGTGCACAGTCCGGAACGCCAAGCCCAACATCACGTCACTGGGGTGGTTCAAGGACGGCATCCCCATAGAGAGAACCAGCGGGATGGACATGAAGTACAACACGGGGACCGGCAACTCGCCGTTTCTCACCATCAACAAAGTGACGCGTGCTGACGCAGGGACGTACAGGTGTGCGGTGGAACACGTGGTGCAGAGGACAGGGGCGGAGCTGCGTCTGGATGTCTTGT ACCGCGCCTCTATCATCAGCATATCCAAAAGCCAGACGGCCTGGGTGTCGGATGACGTGACGCTGCAGTGCGTGGCGGACGGTAACCCCCCTCCCAACATCACCTGGACCCGGGGAGGGCTGGTCATGCCGTCCAAGATCCACCGCCTGTCCAACGACGTGCGTGCCTGTTCCGTCACCGTCCGGAACATTCAGACTAACGACACGGGGACGTACTTATGCACGGCTGATAACGGTGTGAAGGAGAGCGACATTAAGTCCGTGGATCTATCGGTTAAGG CTCGTCGAAGAGGCACCCCATCGTCGACGCTGGCAATTATAGTCGGCGCTACTGCGGGAGCTCTTTGGCTCATTATCTGTGTGGGTCTGTGCGTCTATATCCTGCTGAGACGCcggaaagagaaagagaagaagaagttCGCGTTTTACTACAATATGGGTCGCCGTGATCCGCCTGCAGGAAGTAGTCCGAAGCGGGACGAAGACGGTGAACCGCCCCCTTACGCCGCACTACCCG CCAAGCCGGTAGGATCTAAAGCAGCCCGTGCAGGCATCAACACTATGAGAAGAACGGCCGAGCTAAAAG GCAGAAGGTACGCCAAGGTTCTGTACACATACATACCGCGGGAGGAGAACGAGCTGCCGCTGGAGGTTGATGACATCATCGAGGTGCTGGAGGGGGAAGATGGCGGCTGGTGTCTGGGTTACCTGAGGGGCAGGATAGGCCTGTTCCCTTCCAACTATGTCAAGTTCATAGCAGAAAGGAAAG TGCCTGCGCTTCGACAAGCGGTGGAACTAGAAGAACGACAGATGAAAAGAAGTGTGTGA